From a region of the Rhodococcus sp. 4CII genome:
- a CDS encoding ROK family transcriptional regulator: MVRTQPAPRRAGRSGASAGTVLRTVLERGPIARSTIARVTGLSPATVTTASAQLVERGLLRELPEISGPTGLGRPHVPVDLDESRYVVYGIHLAMTHVTTALLDLRGRVLARSRDPHFGLGPAEILRDAVTTLEGLAAEHGDMSVPIGVGFAAGGWIDSESGVVRDHPIPGWNGYPVRADLEHRTGLDVRMDSHARALIDAEVLFGEPRVRESVVQLFVGNVVDAAFATGGVVHHGPRAAAGAVAHVPVEHSVEKCACGRTGCVQATLSDRVLVRRAMQLGIIERPIFRDLLDAGRRRQPAALALFAERAHGVGVVAARLLDLFNPEVLIVCDQGVSHIPGSLDAVRRAVADASATCDDPSNSVLSTSFPGRALPVSAGAVILAELYRTPLASFVRPLAGIS, from the coding sequence ATGGTGCGAACCCAGCCCGCCCCGCGGCGTGCCGGCCGTTCCGGGGCCAGTGCGGGCACGGTGCTGCGCACCGTTCTCGAGCGGGGGCCGATCGCGCGCAGCACGATCGCACGGGTGACCGGGCTGTCGCCCGCGACCGTCACGACCGCCAGCGCGCAACTCGTCGAGCGCGGCCTCCTGCGGGAACTGCCCGAGATCTCGGGTCCCACGGGATTGGGACGGCCACACGTGCCGGTGGACCTCGACGAGAGCCGCTACGTCGTCTACGGAATACATCTCGCGATGACCCACGTGACCACTGCACTGCTCGATCTGCGGGGGCGGGTGCTGGCGCGGTCCCGCGATCCGCACTTCGGGCTGGGACCGGCCGAGATCCTGCGGGACGCGGTGACGACCCTGGAGGGGTTGGCCGCCGAACACGGTGACATGTCGGTCCCGATCGGCGTCGGTTTCGCGGCCGGCGGCTGGATCGACTCCGAATCGGGGGTGGTGCGTGACCATCCGATACCGGGGTGGAACGGGTACCCGGTCCGCGCGGATCTCGAGCATCGCACCGGTCTGGACGTCCGGATGGATTCGCACGCCCGCGCGCTCATCGACGCGGAGGTGCTGTTCGGGGAGCCGCGGGTGAGGGAGAGCGTCGTGCAGCTCTTCGTCGGGAACGTGGTGGATGCCGCGTTCGCGACCGGAGGAGTGGTTCACCACGGCCCCCGCGCGGCGGCAGGCGCTGTGGCGCACGTGCCCGTCGAGCACAGTGTCGAGAAATGCGCCTGCGGGCGTACCGGGTGCGTGCAGGCCACCCTGTCGGATCGGGTGCTGGTGCGCAGGGCGATGCAGTTGGGCATCATCGAGCGGCCGATCTTCCGGGACCTCTTGGACGCCGGGCGGCGCCGGCAACCGGCCGCTCTGGCACTGTTCGCGGAGCGGGCACACGGGGTGGGGGTCGTCGCGGCGCGCTTGCTCGATCTGTTCAATCCGGAGGTCCTCATCGTCTGTGACCAGGGTGTGAGCCACATTCCGGGGTCCCTCGACGCGGTGCGGCGAGCCGTCGCGGACGCGTCGGCTACGTGCGACGATCCGTCGAATTCGGTGCTGTCCACCAGTTTTCCCGGACGGGCCCTTCCGGTGTCTGCGGGTGCCGTGATCCTCGCGGAGCTCTACCGGACCCCTCTGGCCAGCTTCGTGCGGCCGTTGGCCGGCATTTCGTGA